The Mesorhizobium sp. NBSH29 genome has a segment encoding these proteins:
- a CDS encoding DUF3419 family protein has translation MTDLSSELGFSRTKKIANAVYQNRALSKAGISERLFALLFSGLVYPQIWEDPDIDMEAMELSEGHRIVTIASGGCNALAYLTRSPASIDAVDLNTAHIALNRMKLSAMRNLPSHTDLFRFFGGNGDAQNTVAYDRFIAPGLDPATRNYWESRNWRGKRRISVFEKNFYRTGLLGFFIATGHRVSKMYGVDPARIMEARTLRDQRHFFEEYLAPLFDRKMLRWATSKKASLFGLGIPPAQYDSLITSGDGTMAQVLSVRVEKLACHFPLRDNYFAWQAFARRYPQPGEAKLPAYLEPENHALLRKNAERVSIHHANFTDLLATKPATSVDRYILLDAQDWMNDTQLNALWTEITRTAAPGARVIFRTAAEPSLLPGRVSPALLNQWEYRDEQSLDYSARDRSAIYGGFHLYVKRTS, from the coding sequence ATGACCGACCTTTCTTCGGAACTCGGTTTTTCACGCACAAAAAAGATCGCCAATGCGGTGTATCAAAACCGTGCTTTGTCGAAGGCCGGCATTTCGGAGAGGCTGTTTGCGTTGCTATTTTCCGGCCTTGTCTATCCGCAGATCTGGGAAGATCCTGATATCGATATGGAGGCAATGGAGCTGTCCGAAGGTCACCGCATCGTCACCATCGCCTCGGGCGGCTGCAACGCTCTGGCCTATCTCACCCGATCTCCAGCCAGCATTGACGCGGTTGATTTGAACACAGCCCACATTGCACTGAACCGCATGAAGCTCTCGGCCATGCGCAATCTGCCATCGCACACCGATCTGTTTCGCTTCTTTGGTGGCAATGGCGATGCACAAAACACCGTTGCCTATGATCGTTTCATCGCGCCCGGCCTTGATCCCGCCACCCGCAATTACTGGGAAAGCCGCAACTGGCGGGGCAAGCGGCGCATAAGCGTCTTCGAAAAGAACTTTTACCGCACCGGCCTGCTCGGCTTCTTCATCGCCACAGGCCATCGCGTTTCAAAAATGTACGGTGTTGATCCGGCCCGCATCATGGAAGCGCGCACATTGCGCGACCAGCGCCACTTCTTCGAAGAATATCTGGCGCCTTTGTTCGACCGCAAAATGCTACGTTGGGCAACGTCCAAGAAGGCGTCGCTTTTCGGCCTTGGCATTCCACCAGCGCAATATGACAGCCTCATCACCTCCGGCGATGGCACCATGGCGCAAGTCCTCTCCGTGCGCGTCGAAAAATTGGCCTGCCACTTCCCGCTCAGAGACAATTATTTCGCTTGGCAGGCTTTTGCACGGCGCTACCCGCAGCCCGGCGAGGCAAAGTTGCCCGCTTATCTAGAGCCCGAAAATCACGCGCTCCTGCGCAAAAATGCCGAGCGCGTCTCAATCCATCACGCCAATTTCACAGATCTTCTCGCCACCAAGCCTGCAACCAGTGTGGATCGCTATATACTTTTGGATGCGCAGGATTGGATGAACGATACGCAGCTCAACGCTTTGTGGACCGAAATCACCCGCACCGCAGCACCCGGCGCGCGCGTCATCTTCCGCACCGCAGCAGAGCCCAGCCTTTTGCCCGGCCGCGTCTCCCCGGCACTGCTGAACCAGTGGGAATATCGCGATGAACAATCGCTGGATTACTCCGCACGCGACCGCTCGGCCATCTATGGCGGCTTCCACCTTTATGTGAAGAGAACTTCATGA
- a CDS encoding class I SAM-dependent methyltransferase: MSTVENRSGHAALMDGVYRHQRHFYDLTRKYYLLGRDRMIAGLDAKDGDTVLELGCGTGRNLILAARSYPSARFYGLDISNAMLATACSALAREGLCGVELAQGDATAFNPKRLFAQDSLDRIFISYSLSMIPGWEQAITAALDALKPGGSLHIVDFGSQEKLPNWFRSALRAWLEKFHVAPRDSLHQALESACQTHHASLSFETLYRGYAVHAIVRKR, encoded by the coding sequence ATGAGCACCGTCGAAAATCGTTCAGGCCATGCTGCATTGATGGATGGCGTCTACCGCCATCAACGGCACTTCTATGATCTGACGCGCAAATATTATCTGCTTGGCCGCGACCGCATGATTGCAGGGCTCGACGCGAAGGATGGCGACACGGTTCTGGAGCTTGGCTGCGGCACAGGCCGCAATCTCATTCTGGCAGCCCGCAGCTACCCTTCCGCCCGCTTTTACGGTCTCGATATTTCCAACGCGATGCTCGCCACCGCTTGCAGTGCGCTCGCGCGCGAAGGCCTGTGTGGCGTTGAACTTGCACAGGGCGATGCCACCGCATTCAACCCCAAGCGCCTCTTTGCGCAAGACAGCCTCGACCGCATTTTCATCTCCTATTCATTATCAATGATACCCGGCTGGGAGCAGGCAATAACCGCCGCGCTTGACGCGTTGAAGCCCGGCGGCTCGTTGCACATTGTAGATTTTGGCAGCCAGGAAAAGCTGCCCAATTGGTTTCGATCAGCTTTGCGCGCATGGCTTGAAAAATTCCACGTCGCCCCGCGTGACTCACTGCATCAAGCACTTGAATCAGCCTGCCAGACACACCACGCAAGCCTTTCATTTGAAACGCTTTATCGCGGTTACGCCGTGCACGCGATTGTCCGAAAACGCTAA